A stretch of the Agromyces larvae genome encodes the following:
- a CDS encoding alpha/beta fold hydrolase, which yields MSDAITVVLVHGAFAESASWSGVIARLSDRGIPAVATPNPLRSVTTDAENVRRAVAGIDGPVLLVGHSYGGAVITEAAVDDPAVVGLVYVAAFAPDHGENALQLTGQFPGSTLGDTIRAYPLGDGTNDLVVDRGLFPGQFAADVDPAEAAIQARTQRPIRDFALGEPQPADVPAWKSLPSWFIFGDADKNIPVEVLRFMAQRAGGLEIREVPGASHSVMVSQPDAVAALIGDALAHLAR from the coding sequence ATGTCAGATGCAATCACCGTCGTCCTCGTCCACGGGGCATTCGCCGAGTCCGCCAGCTGGTCGGGGGTCATCGCCCGACTGAGCGACCGGGGCATCCCCGCCGTCGCGACCCCCAACCCGCTGCGCAGTGTCACCACCGACGCCGAGAACGTCAGGCGGGCGGTGGCGGGCATCGACGGGCCGGTGCTGCTCGTCGGCCACTCGTACGGCGGCGCCGTCATCACCGAAGCGGCCGTCGACGACCCCGCGGTCGTCGGGCTCGTCTACGTCGCCGCGTTCGCCCCCGATCACGGCGAGAACGCGCTGCAACTGACCGGGCAGTTCCCGGGCAGCACGCTCGGCGACACGATTCGGGCGTACCCTCTCGGCGACGGCACGAACGACCTGGTCGTCGACCGGGGCCTCTTCCCGGGCCAGTTCGCCGCAGACGTCGACCCCGCGGAGGCGGCGATCCAGGCACGTACGCAGCGGCCGATCCGCGACTTCGCGCTCGGCGAGCCCCAGCCGGCTGACGTGCCCGCCTGGAAGTCGCTGCCCTCGTGGTTCATCTTCGGAGACGCCGACAAGAACATCCCCGTCGAGGTGCTTCGCTTCATGGCGCAGCGCGCCGGCGGCCTCGAGATCAGGGAGGTGCCCGGGGCATCCCACTCGGTCATGGTGTCGCAGCCCGACGCGGTCGCCGCGCTCATCGGCGACGCGCTGGCGCACCTGGCCCGGTAG
- a CDS encoding RidA family protein, translating to MAQIEARLAELGIALPHRSPAPAGTYAPAVVSGDLVFTAGQLPLVDGKLPVSGKVGAAVSADEAHAAARIAALNALSAIAEVLGSLDRVTRIVKVVGFVASDPTFTAQPAVLNGASEVLGSVFGDAGVHARSAVGVAVLPLDSPVEVELIVAFS from the coding sequence ATGGCGCAGATCGAAGCCCGCCTGGCAGAGCTGGGCATCGCGCTCCCGCATCGCTCACCGGCTCCAGCGGGCACGTATGCGCCCGCGGTCGTCTCCGGCGACCTCGTCTTCACCGCGGGCCAACTGCCGCTCGTCGACGGGAAGCTCCCCGTCTCGGGCAAGGTCGGCGCGGCGGTGTCCGCGGACGAGGCCCACGCCGCCGCGAGGATCGCGGCGCTCAACGCACTCTCGGCGATCGCGGAGGTGCTCGGAAGCTTGGATCGGGTGACCCGAATCGTCAAGGTCGTGGGGTTCGTCGCCTCCGATCCGACCTTCACCGCGCAACCCGCGGTGCTGAACGGGGCGTCCGAAGTGCTCGGCTCCGTTTTCGGCGACGCCGGCGTGCACGCACGCAGTGCGGTCGGCGTCGCCGTTCTGCCGCTCGACTCGCCCGTCGAAGTCGAGCTCATCGTCGCCTTCTCGTAA
- a CDS encoding alpha/beta fold hydrolase codes for MNLAAAYDCIAAFSETDFTEDLTALEVPILIAHGDDDQIVPIGAAALRSIELVRDGTLKVYPGAPHGIHGDFRAALVADILDFIAR; via the coding sequence GTGAACCTCGCGGCCGCCTACGACTGCATCGCGGCGTTCTCGGAGACCGACTTCACCGAAGATCTCACGGCGCTGGAGGTCCCGATCCTCATCGCGCACGGCGATGACGACCAGATCGTGCCCATCGGGGCGGCCGCGCTCAGGTCGATCGAGCTCGTCCGAGACGGCACGCTGAAGGTCTACCCCGGAGCGCCGCACGGCATCCACGGTGACTTCCGAGCAGCGCTCGTCGCCGACATCCTCGACTTCATCGCCCGCTGA
- a CDS encoding TetR/AcrR family transcriptional regulator, with amino-acid sequence MPPAPTRPLRSDAARNRDKLLAAARGEFAESGLHASLEAIARRAGVSVGTLYHHFADRAGLIDAALLPVVERSVAHARAALDDPDPWNALVSHLVAIADWQARDHGFTDVCVLSLDDDLPIERAKREGHGYFEALIARAQASGDVRADVTPSDVGLLVWSIVQSTAAIRAERPTAWKRHLAIMLDGLRAGAAHPLAEPPLDPAQLAEAMAFPGARPAPR; translated from the coding sequence ATGCCTCCTGCACCGACCCGACCGCTGAGAAGCGACGCCGCCCGCAATCGCGACAAGCTCCTCGCCGCCGCCCGCGGGGAGTTCGCCGAGTCAGGGCTCCACGCGTCGCTCGAGGCGATCGCACGCCGCGCGGGGGTCAGCGTCGGCACCCTCTATCACCACTTCGCCGATCGCGCCGGCCTGATCGACGCCGCGCTCCTGCCCGTGGTCGAGCGCTCGGTGGCGCACGCGCGCGCCGCCCTCGACGATCCCGACCCCTGGAACGCGCTCGTCTCGCACCTCGTCGCGATCGCCGACTGGCAGGCGCGCGACCACGGCTTCACCGACGTCTGCGTGCTCTCGCTCGACGACGACCTGCCCATCGAGCGCGCGAAACGCGAGGGCCATGGCTACTTCGAAGCCCTGATCGCACGCGCCCAGGCCTCGGGCGACGTACGGGCCGATGTCACGCCCTCCGATGTGGGGCTGCTGGTCTGGTCGATCGTGCAGTCGACGGCGGCGATCCGCGCCGAGCGCCCCACCGCCTGGAAGCGGCACCTCGCGATCATGCTCGACGGGCTGCGCGCCGGTGCGGCCCACCCGCTCGCCGAACCTCCGCTCGACCCCGCTCAGCTCGCCGAGGCGATGGCGTTCCCGGGCGCACGGCCGGCACCGAGGTAG
- a CDS encoding VOC family protein has product MPLFDHLGLSVEDLSRSIAQFDPVMQALGCTRADADGSVAWYKGEEELILFPARESGSGPHRHGRVGWQHLAFPVESRAEVDRLHAIAVDAGWTAVREPKLYPRFNERYYASFVEDDNGIRFEFMHNPPREASAD; this is encoded by the coding sequence ATGCCGCTCTTCGATCACCTCGGCCTCTCCGTCGAAGATCTGTCCCGATCGATCGCCCAGTTCGATCCCGTCATGCAAGCGCTCGGGTGCACGCGCGCCGATGCCGACGGCTCGGTGGCCTGGTACAAGGGCGAGGAGGAGCTCATCCTCTTCCCGGCCCGCGAGTCGGGCAGCGGCCCTCACCGGCACGGCCGGGTGGGCTGGCAGCACCTCGCGTTCCCGGTCGAGTCGCGCGCCGAGGTCGACCGCCTGCACGCGATCGCGGTCGATGCCGGCTGGACGGCCGTGCGCGAACCGAAGCTCTACCCGCGGTTCAACGAGCGCTACTACGCGTCCTTCGTCGAAGACGACAACGGCATCCGCTTCGAGTTCATGCACAACCCGCCTCGCGAGGCATCCGCCGACTGA
- a CDS encoding alpha/beta fold hydrolase, translated as MPYLTTSDGTEIFYTTQGTGRPVLFSHGWPLSSDAWQVELKLIADAGYQAIAHDRRGHGRSSKTYTGNDMDTYARDLAELVEALDLRDRTSPSRSSVRTGRAPRCRRARRTTSGARGCW; from the coding sequence ATGCCGTACCTCACCACGTCCGACGGAACCGAGATCTTCTACACGACGCAGGGCACCGGCCGGCCGGTGCTGTTCAGCCACGGCTGGCCGCTCAGCTCGGACGCCTGGCAGGTCGAACTGAAGCTCATCGCCGACGCCGGATACCAGGCGATCGCCCACGACCGTCGCGGCCACGGCAGGTCGTCGAAGACGTACACGGGCAACGACATGGACACCTACGCCCGCGATCTCGCGGAGCTCGTCGAGGCGCTGGACCTGCGCGACAGGACCTCGCCGAGCCGTTCTTCGGTGCGAACCGGGCGGGCGCCACGGTGTCGCAGGGCGCGAAGGACGACTTCTGGCGCCAGGGGATGCTGGTGA